A portion of the Macaca mulatta isolate MMU2019108-1 chromosome 2, T2T-MMU8v2.0, whole genome shotgun sequence genome contains these proteins:
- the ASTE1 gene encoding single-strand DNA endonuclease ASTE1 isoform X2 → MAMLFSTVFPSIQTWSSDGGCDISDKKLTTLKDRAREKIQMAHSLSVGGSGYVCPLLIREVFIQVLIKLQVCFVQCFSEADRDIMTLANHWNCPVLSSDSDFCIFDLKTGFCPLNSFQWRNINTIKGTQNYIPAKCFSLDAFCHHFSNMNKALLPLFAVLCGNDHINLPIMETFLSKARLPLGATSSKGRRHHRILGLLNWLSHFANPTEALDNVLKYLPKKDRENVKELLCGSMEEYQQSRVKLQDFFQCGTYACPDALNLGLPEWVLVALAKGQLSPFISDALVLRRTILHTQVENMQQPNAHRISQPIRQIIYGLLLNASPHLDKTSRNALPPQPLAFSEMERINKNIITSIIDAVELAKDHSDLSKLTELSLRRRQMLLLETLKVKQTILEPIPASLKLPVAVSCYWLQHTETKTKLHHLQSLLLAMLMGPLTAIINSPGKEELQEDGAKMLYAEFQRVKVQTRLGTRLDLDTAHIFCQWQSCLQMGMYLNQLLSTPLPEPDLTRLYSGSLVHGLCQQLLASTSVESLLSMCPEAKQLYEHLFNATRSYAPTEIFLPKGKSNSKKKRQKKQNTSCSKNRGRTTAHTKCWYKGNNRFGLLMVENLEEHSEASDLE, encoded by the exons ATGGCTATGCTCTTTTCCACCGTCTTTCCTTCAATTCAAACTTGGAGCTCCG ATGGAGGATGTGACATTTCGGATAAAAAGCTTACAACTTTAAAGGACAGAGCTAGAGAGAAGATCCAGATGGCCCATTCCCTTTCTGTTGGTGGGAGTGGGTATGTATGTCCCTTACTCATCCGGGAAGTATTCATACAAGTTTTGATCAAGCTGCAGGTATGTTTTGTCCAGTGCTTTTCAGAAGCAGATCGGGACATTATGACACTTGCTAATCATTGGAATTGCCCTGTGTTATCGTCAGATAGTGACTTTTGCATTTTTGACCTGAAAACTGGGTTTTGCCCATTGAATAGCTTTCAGTGGAGAAATATTAACACTATTAAGGGCACACAAAACTATATCCCTGCCAAATGCTTTTCCCTTGATGCATTCTGCCATCACTTTAGCAATATGAATAAAGCTCTACTACCTCTCTTTGCGGTGCTATGTGGAAATGACCATATTAATCTACCTATCATGGAGACATTCTTAAGTAAAGCACGTCTTCCTCTTGGAGCTACCAGTTCTAAAGGGAGGAGACACCACCGAATCCTGGGACTTCTGAATTGGTTGTCTCATTTTGCCAACCCTACTGAAGCACTAGATAATGTTCTGAAATACCTCCCAAAAAAGGATCGAGAAAATGTTAAGGAACTTCTGTGCGGTTCCATGGAAGAATACCAACAGTCCCGGGTGAAGCTGCAGGACTTCTTCCAGTGTGGTACTTATGCCTGTCCAGATGCCTTGAATCTTGGTTTACCAGAATGGGTATTAGTGGCTTTAGCTAAAGGCCAGCTATCACCTTTCATCAGTGATGCTTTGGTCCTAAGACGGACCATTCTTCACACACAGGTGGAGAACATGCAGCAACCAAATGCCCACAGAATATCTCAGCCCATCAGGCAAATCATCTATGGGCTTCTTTTAAATGCCTCACCACATCTGGACAAGACATCCAGGAATGCATTGCCTCCTCAGCCTCTAGCTTTCAGTGAAATGGAAAGGATTAATAAGAATATCATAACCTCAATCATTGATGCAGTAGAACTGGCCAAGGATCATTCTGACTTAAGCAAATTGACTGAG CTCTCCTTGAGGCGGCGGCAGATGCTTCTGTTAGAAACCCTGAAGGTGAAACAGACCATCCTGGAGCCAATCCCTGCTTCACTGAAGTTGCCCGTTGCTGTCAGTTGCTACTGGTTGCAGCACACTGAGACCAAAACAAAGCTACATCATCTACAATCCTTACTGCTCGCAATGCTAATGGGACCCTTGACTGCCATAATCAACAGCCCTG GTAAGGAAGAGCTGCAGGAAGATGGTGCTAAGATGTTGTATGCAGAGTTCCAAAGAGTGAAGGTGCAGACACGGCTGGGCACAAGACTGGACTTAGACACAGCTCACATCTTCTGTCAGTGGCAGTCCTGTCTCCAGATGGGGATGTATCTCAACCAGCTGTTGTCCACTCCTCTCCCAGAGCCAGACCTAACTCG ACTGTACAGTGGAAGCCTGGTGCACGGGCTATGCCAACAACTGCTAGCATCGACCTCTGTAGAAAGTCTCCTGAGCATGTGTCCTGAGGCTAAGCAACTTTATGAACATCTATTCAATGCCACAAGGTCATATGCCCCCACTGAAATATTCCTACCAAAAGGTAAATCAAATtcgaaaaaaaaaaggcagaagaaacagaATACCAGCTGTTCTAAGAACAGAGGGAGAACCACTGCACACACCAAGTGTTGGTACAAGGGAAACAACCGGTTTGGGTTGTTAATGGTTGAAAACTTAGAGGAACATAGTGAGGCCTCCGACCTTGAATAA
- the ASTE1 gene encoding single-strand DNA endonuclease ASTE1 isoform X1 has protein sequence MGIRGLMSFVEDHSNEFFTDLKLRDTKIVIDGYALFHRLSFNSNLELRYGGDYDSFADIVQNFFESLFACNICPYVVLDGGCDISDKKLTTLKDRAREKIQMAHSLSVGGSGYVCPLLIREVFIQVLIKLQVCFVQCFSEADRDIMTLANHWNCPVLSSDSDFCIFDLKTGFCPLNSFQWRNINTIKGTQNYIPAKCFSLDAFCHHFSNMNKALLPLFAVLCGNDHINLPIMETFLSKARLPLGATSSKGRRHHRILGLLNWLSHFANPTEALDNVLKYLPKKDRENVKELLCGSMEEYQQSRVKLQDFFQCGTYACPDALNLGLPEWVLVALAKGQLSPFISDALVLRRTILHTQVENMQQPNAHRISQPIRQIIYGLLLNASPHLDKTSRNALPPQPLAFSEMERINKNIITSIIDAVELAKDHSDLSKLTELSLRRRQMLLLETLKVKQTILEPIPASLKLPVAVSCYWLQHTETKTKLHHLQSLLLAMLMGPLTAIINSPGKEELQEDGAKMLYAEFQRVKVQTRLGTRLDLDTAHIFCQWQSCLQMGMYLNQLLSTPLPEPDLTRLYSGSLVHGLCQQLLASTSVESLLSMCPEAKQLYEHLFNATRSYAPTEIFLPKGKSNSKKKRQKKQNTSCSKNRGRTTAHTKCWYKGNNRFGLLMVENLEEHSEASDLE, from the exons ATGGGTATCCGAGGACTAATGAGTTTTGTGGAAGATCACAGTAATGAGTTCTTCACTGATTTGAAGTTGCGGGACACAAAAATTGTCATTGATGGCTATGCTCTTTTCCACCGTCTTTCCTTCAATTCAAACTTGGAGCTCCGGTATGGTGGGGACTATGATTCTTTTGCAGATATTGTACAAAACTTCTTTGAATCACTGTTTGCTTGTAATATATGCCCATATGTTGTATTAGATGGAGGATGTGACATTTCGGATAAAAAGCTTACAACTTTAAAGGACAGAGCTAGAGAGAAGATCCAGATGGCCCATTCCCTTTCTGTTGGTGGGAGTGGGTATGTATGTCCCTTACTCATCCGGGAAGTATTCATACAAGTTTTGATCAAGCTGCAGGTATGTTTTGTCCAGTGCTTTTCAGAAGCAGATCGGGACATTATGACACTTGCTAATCATTGGAATTGCCCTGTGTTATCGTCAGATAGTGACTTTTGCATTTTTGACCTGAAAACTGGGTTTTGCCCATTGAATAGCTTTCAGTGGAGAAATATTAACACTATTAAGGGCACACAAAACTATATCCCTGCCAAATGCTTTTCCCTTGATGCATTCTGCCATCACTTTAGCAATATGAATAAAGCTCTACTACCTCTCTTTGCGGTGCTATGTGGAAATGACCATATTAATCTACCTATCATGGAGACATTCTTAAGTAAAGCACGTCTTCCTCTTGGAGCTACCAGTTCTAAAGGGAGGAGACACCACCGAATCCTGGGACTTCTGAATTGGTTGTCTCATTTTGCCAACCCTACTGAAGCACTAGATAATGTTCTGAAATACCTCCCAAAAAAGGATCGAGAAAATGTTAAGGAACTTCTGTGCGGTTCCATGGAAGAATACCAACAGTCCCGGGTGAAGCTGCAGGACTTCTTCCAGTGTGGTACTTATGCCTGTCCAGATGCCTTGAATCTTGGTTTACCAGAATGGGTATTAGTGGCTTTAGCTAAAGGCCAGCTATCACCTTTCATCAGTGATGCTTTGGTCCTAAGACGGACCATTCTTCACACACAGGTGGAGAACATGCAGCAACCAAATGCCCACAGAATATCTCAGCCCATCAGGCAAATCATCTATGGGCTTCTTTTAAATGCCTCACCACATCTGGACAAGACATCCAGGAATGCATTGCCTCCTCAGCCTCTAGCTTTCAGTGAAATGGAAAGGATTAATAAGAATATCATAACCTCAATCATTGATGCAGTAGAACTGGCCAAGGATCATTCTGACTTAAGCAAATTGACTGAG CTCTCCTTGAGGCGGCGGCAGATGCTTCTGTTAGAAACCCTGAAGGTGAAACAGACCATCCTGGAGCCAATCCCTGCTTCACTGAAGTTGCCCGTTGCTGTCAGTTGCTACTGGTTGCAGCACACTGAGACCAAAACAAAGCTACATCATCTACAATCCTTACTGCTCGCAATGCTAATGGGACCCTTGACTGCCATAATCAACAGCCCTG GTAAGGAAGAGCTGCAGGAAGATGGTGCTAAGATGTTGTATGCAGAGTTCCAAAGAGTGAAGGTGCAGACACGGCTGGGCACAAGACTGGACTTAGACACAGCTCACATCTTCTGTCAGTGGCAGTCCTGTCTCCAGATGGGGATGTATCTCAACCAGCTGTTGTCCACTCCTCTCCCAGAGCCAGACCTAACTCG ACTGTACAGTGGAAGCCTGGTGCACGGGCTATGCCAACAACTGCTAGCATCGACCTCTGTAGAAAGTCTCCTGAGCATGTGTCCTGAGGCTAAGCAACTTTATGAACATCTATTCAATGCCACAAGGTCATATGCCCCCACTGAAATATTCCTACCAAAAGGTAAATCAAATtcgaaaaaaaaaaggcagaagaaacagaATACCAGCTGTTCTAAGAACAGAGGGAGAACCACTGCACACACCAAGTGTTGGTACAAGGGAAACAACCGGTTTGGGTTGTTAATGGTTGAAAACTTAGAGGAACATAGTGAGGCCTCCGACCTTGAATAA